GTCAGGTTTGAAATCAATCAGGATAAAATCGGGAACCTTGAGATTTTCGAAAAAGACCGATAAAAATTATGATTCCACTGTTGATCTAATCATCCATCAACAACCTCTCAAGTAATTCCAGTGTATTTTGATAGATCCCGGGAGCAAAACTTTCGCGGGGGCCAGCAATATTTAAATGCTTGATATTGTGCTGTACCAGCCATCTTTTAAATTTTCCAGGATCGTTGTTTTTATTTCCAATCATCCATACAAATAAAGGTTTTTCGTACAATCTTGCAAAATCCTGTGTCATCAGTGTTCCCTGGTCCATTTCATCGAAAATGATGATGAATGTTCCGTCGCAATCAATTACATTGAGTTCGGTTCGCAAGATAGGATTAGAAGAATACACCTGTCGCAGGGGGTACCTGAAATTGATTGGCCCGTCTTCGGCGCCCCTGTTTTGAGGGCACCAGCCTGTACAATTGATATCATTACACAAGGCAAAATCCAGTGCAGCGCGATCAACACCGGTTTGACCCCCAGAATGAATGACCACGTTATTTCTTGGAAATTTCACTGATGAAGTCTCTTTGTGATTTTAACAGGTTGATTGAGTAAAGGAGCAGGTTTTTCGTTTCGGCCAAAAGATCAAAATAGAGCAAACTGGTGCGGGTGTGCAACTGTTTTTCTTTCAAACGTTTTACCTGGTTTTTACGGCTTTCAGCAATCAGTTGAAGCAGTTCCTGTTGTTTTAGAATAATCTGATCAAGATCGCTGTACTTTTTCGACTTGATCTTATTATTGATTTCGCTGTAGAGCAAAGAAATTCCCTCATAAATTGCATTGAATTCCTGCAATTGAAATTCATCTAAACCAGTGTGATTGTTGTCAATATGCTCATAAGCAGGATTGGTCATATAATTTAGACAGTGGGCAATTTCACGCAGGTAGTCTACACTCTGTACATAATAATGTCCGGTATCAATCTGGTCAATCTGGAGATGAACAACAGTATCGCTCACATTATCCTTCAAACGTTTTGTTTTCTTGTTAAATTTCCTGATGTCTTTTTTCAATTCTTTCAGGATCATCCGGTCTTCCTGATGAAGACCTTTAATCAACTCTTCATAAAATCCGGGAACTTTTTCAAGGGTGCTTACTGTGTGCTTGATACATTTTTCAAAAACACTTGAGGCGCTTGTTATCTCTTCAATTTCAAGTTCTGCTGCGTCGGCAATTTTTTCTGATTGTGCTGATTTATGGGCACGATAGGTACGATAAATAAGCAAAATGACCAACAGGATCACGATTCCAATGGCGATCATTCCACCCCAGTAAATGATGCACGCGATGATAAATGAAACGGTAAATGCGACGATCGCAGTAAGAAACCAGCCACCAATCACTGAAAACACTCCCTGAATGCGGTATACAGCGCTGTCGCGACCCCATGCACGGTCGGACAGGGAAGTCCCCATAGCTACCATAAATGTTACATAGGTAGTGGATAATGGCAACTTTAAGGAAGTGCCCAAAGCAATAAGAACAGCAGCAACGACCAGGTTAACCGACGCCCTGATAACATCGAAGGATGCCATTTCCTTTGATGTGCCACTTTTCCGGATGCTTTTGGGGATTTGAAACCTTTTATCTATCCGGCTTCTTATCAAATCAGGAATGAACGACGAAAACGATTTGTTCAGTGCCAGTGTACCTCTGACTATGGTTCTTGATAAAGCAGAAGCACCAAAACGTTCAT
This DNA window, taken from Bacteroidales bacterium, encodes the following:
- a CDS encoding putative molybdenum carrier protein; the encoded protein is MKFPRNNVVIHSGGQTGVDRAALDFALCNDINCTGWCPQNRGAEDGPINFRYPLRQVYSSNPILRTELNVIDCDGTFIIIFDEMDQGTLMTQDFARLYEKPLFVWMIGNKNNDPGKFKRWLVQHNIKHLNIAGPRESFAPGIYQNTLELLERLLMDD
- a CDS encoding inorganic phosphate transporter — translated: MDIYLIIVIVLVAFAISDLVVGVSNDAVNFLNSAVGSKVAPMHVIMIVASLGVAIGATFSSGLMEVARSGIFHPGEFAFSEIMVIFLAVMVTDIILLDLFNTFGLPTSTTVSIVFELLGAAVAVSIIKIYQSSESMAELGRYINSAKALAIISGILLSVFISFTIGAIVQFLARLVFTFSYEKTLKYYGSIWGGLSITAITYFMVIKGAKGASFINEAMAQWLDTHTMHIIIYGFIGWTLILQLLNMLFKVSIPKVIVLFGTFALAFAFAGNDLVNFIGVPLAGYESYKTFIATPGANPDAFFMGSLSRPIHTSTLYLLFAGFVMVITLWFSKKARSVIDTSVNLARQGSGDERFGASALSRTIVRGTLALNKSFSSFIPDLIRSRIDKRFQIPKSIRKSGTSKEMASFDVIRASVNLVVAAVLIALGTSLKLPLSTTYVTFMVAMGTSLSDRAWGRDSAVYRIQGVFSVIGGWFLTAIVAFTVSFIIACIIYWGGMIAIGIVILLVILLIYRTYRAHKSAQSEKIADAAELEIEEITSASSVFEKCIKHTVSTLEKVPGFYEELIKGLHQEDRMILKELKKDIRKFNKKTKRLKDNVSDTVVHLQIDQIDTGHYYVQSVDYLREIAHCLNYMTNPAYEHIDNNHTGLDEFQLQEFNAIYEGISLLYSEINNKIKSKKYSDLDQIILKQQELLQLIAESRKNQVKRLKEKQLHTRTSLLYFDLLAETKNLLLYSINLLKSQRDFISEISKK